A genomic window from Vagococcus sp. CY52-2 includes:
- a CDS encoding Cna B-type domain-containing protein, which translates to MKKLYFIMMLICFSICLVIKTDLVWASSNSEITGILPNQNKHIDDRVYLVYGYQIKEDIVKLNSANDVFNISIIGDKENNMYFCLDERKYNPTDGELNTLEPSKQLIPEINWLSSNFYNNIENLKWNKNTPNKSGGKSPIDSFNKANFYNKYVYTQLAIWHFTNPTQFPMSRNVIKNNPEVIALINEANKNKNFYNPTYTDSLNVINNIQYEATELSKESEDDDTYIFSTTIVKSGSTESFDVKDIKYTVSIEDKSQKRDVTKDVTITPQSNNKIYIQVPKNLLQESQSKLIVSASATVTSDKAFTTHYDNRNNKQPVLGGYKFSKVLSTEKSIDIVDQTHYSVYKKWDDQNNQDGKRPKEITVQLYANNQKLGDPITLNTNNNWQYTWNELDAITNGKKIEYSVKELGEIDPYSSSITTDRDQLSTTITNSYSPEVTEISGEKIWDDQNNQDNKRPNSVTVNLLADGEEIDEKIVTPNSEGHWTYEFTNLPVYANGKKIVYSIAEDTVPDYSTEVNGTTITNSYTPGKTSVSVAKMWDDNNNQDNIRPSSIEVQLYKQTEKGKVEVGSVVLLDEKNNWSTTWPDLPLMDSGEKIKYTVEEVNGSKNIPGYTTTVDDADHGNIIITNKHDVELTKIQGEKTWNDGNDQDGIRPDKITIILYANGVETARKIVTASDNWLYEFNDLPVYSQGKKINYTVQEIPVEGYETKIDGVNITNTHTPETTTVTGSKLWHDQDNQDGIRPNKITAILYANGVEVDRQIVTEETNWVYTFTDLPKNSNGKEIEYTIKEIPVPGYNLTVNDINLLNTHAVDKTKISGTKTWDDDNNNDGKRPKSIIVYLYADGERIKQQEVTPDKSGVWSYEFDNLDKYKNGQEIKYTIQEEPIPHYETTINGTNLVNHYTSEVTDIKGIKTWNDANNKDGKRPKSITVYLIANGNEKEPEAKKIVDETTNWEYSFTGLPVYKDGKKITYTVIEEPVNGYTTSIDGYNITNTYSPEKTAISGRKIWNDDNNREGKRPDSITVNLLADGKIVDSKEVSKKDNWSYNFTDLDKFNDGKEIVYSITENTIPDYSTEISGTDIINTYTPGKTSVSVTKAWNDGNNQDGLRPNKISVQLYANGIKSGKPVELNDSNKWTTTWNDLALKQNGTDVIYTVKEIDKIDGYTMTIDDTNKGNIIITNSHNITRSSTNHSDKSLLSKILPKTGESYNYIFSIIGLVTILIIILLYFLKRRFKN; encoded by the coding sequence TTGAAAAAACTATATTTTATTATGATGCTAATTTGTTTTTCTATTTGTCTAGTTATTAAAACTGATTTGGTATGGGCATCATCGAATTCAGAAATCACGGGGATATTACCTAATCAAAATAAACATATTGATGATCGTGTTTACCTAGTCTATGGATATCAAATTAAGGAAGATATTGTTAAATTGAACAGTGCTAATGATGTTTTTAATATTTCTATTATTGGAGATAAGGAAAATAATATGTACTTTTGTTTAGACGAACGCAAATATAATCCAACTGATGGAGAATTAAATACGTTAGAACCTAGTAAACAATTAATACCAGAAATTAATTGGTTATCGTCAAATTTTTATAATAATATTGAAAACCTTAAATGGAATAAAAACACACCAAATAAAAGTGGTGGAAAAAGTCCTATAGATAGCTTTAATAAGGCTAATTTTTACAATAAGTATGTCTATACACAATTAGCAATTTGGCATTTTACTAATCCTACACAATTTCCGATGAGTCGTAATGTAATTAAAAATAATCCTGAGGTTATTGCATTAATTAACGAAGCAAATAAAAATAAAAATTTTTATAATCCAACGTATACCGATTCGTTAAATGTTATTAATAATATTCAATATGAAGCAACAGAATTATCTAAAGAAAGTGAAGATGATGATACATATATTTTTTCAACTACTATTGTAAAGTCAGGATCAACTGAATCGTTCGATGTTAAAGATATCAAGTACACAGTGTCAATCGAAGATAAGAGTCAAAAACGTGATGTGACTAAGGACGTTACTATAACACCGCAATCAAATAATAAAATATATATACAAGTACCTAAAAATCTTTTGCAAGAATCACAATCAAAACTTATAGTATCAGCAAGTGCAACAGTTACTTCAGATAAAGCATTTACTACTCATTATGACAATAGAAATAATAAACAACCAGTATTGGGTGGGTATAAATTTAGTAAAGTACTATCGACTGAAAAATCAATTGACATCGTCGATCAAACACATTATTCTGTCTACAAAAAATGGGATGATCAGAATAATCAAGATGGTAAAAGACCAAAAGAGATAACTGTCCAGTTATATGCTAATAATCAAAAATTAGGAGATCCCATAACATTAAATACTAACAATAATTGGCAATATACATGGAATGAATTAGATGCTATTACGAATGGGAAAAAAATCGAGTATAGTGTGAAAGAGTTAGGAGAAATAGATCCTTATAGTTCATCTATCACAACAGATAGAGATCAATTATCTACTACCATTACGAATTCTTATAGTCCAGAAGTGACTGAAATATCCGGTGAAAAAATTTGGGATGATCAGAATAATCAGGATAATAAGCGCCCTAATTCAGTGACTGTTAATTTATTAGCAGATGGTGAGGAAATAGATGAAAAAATTGTAACACCTAATTCAGAAGGTCATTGGACTTATGAATTTACAAATTTACCTGTATATGCGAATGGAAAGAAAATAGTTTATAGCATTGCAGAAGATACCGTTCCTGACTATTCAACTGAAGTGAATGGCACAACGATTACAAATTCTTATACTCCAGGAAAAACGAGCGTTTCAGTCGCTAAGATGTGGGATGACAATAATAATCAAGATAATATTCGACCAAGTAGTATTGAAGTTCAACTTTATAAACAAACTGAAAAAGGTAAGGTAGAGGTAGGTTCTGTTGTATTGTTAGATGAAAAGAATAACTGGTCAACAACATGGCCGGATTTACCTTTAATGGATAGTGGAGAAAAAATTAAATATACAGTTGAAGAAGTGAATGGTTCTAAAAATATACCAGGTTATACAACAACTGTTGATGATGCTGATCATGGAAATATTATTATTACAAATAAGCATGATGTTGAATTAACAAAGATTCAAGGTGAAAAGACTTGGAATGATGGCAATGATCAAGATGGTATTCGACCGGATAAAATTACAATCATTTTATACGCAAATGGCGTTGAAACAGCTCGAAAAATTGTGACGGCATCAGATAATTGGTTATATGAATTTAATGATCTGCCTGTCTATTCACAAGGGAAAAAAATTAACTATACTGTACAGGAAATACCAGTAGAGGGATATGAAACAAAGATTGATGGAGTGAATATAACAAACACACATACTCCAGAAACAACAACAGTTACTGGATCAAAATTGTGGCATGACCAAGATAATCAAGACGGCATTCGGCCAAATAAAATTACAGCTATTTTATATGCAAATGGCGTTGAAGTTGATCGTCAAATAGTTACAGAAGAAACCAATTGGGTATACACATTTACAGATCTACCTAAAAATAGTAATGGGAAAGAAATAGAGTATACTATTAAGGAAATTCCTGTACCTGGATACAATCTAACAGTAAATGACATAAATTTATTAAATACTCATGCTGTAGATAAAACAAAAATATCAGGAACTAAAACGTGGGATGATGATAACAATAACGATGGGAAACGTCCTAAATCAATTATTGTGTATCTTTATGCAGATGGTGAGCGTATAAAGCAACAAGAGGTAACACCTGATAAGTCTGGTGTTTGGTCATACGAATTTGATAATTTAGATAAATATAAAAACGGACAAGAAATAAAATATACTATTCAAGAAGAACCAATCCCTCATTATGAAACTACTATTAATGGAACAAATTTAGTTAACCATTATACTTCAGAAGTGACTGATATTAAAGGTATCAAAACGTGGAATGATGCTAACAATAAAGATGGAAAGCGACCTAAATCTATTACTGTTTATTTAATTGCTAATGGAAATGAAAAAGAACCTGAAGCTAAAAAAATAGTCGATGAAACGACTAATTGGGAGTATAGTTTTACCGGATTACCTGTATATAAAGATGGGAAAAAGATTACTTATACAGTTATTGAAGAACCCGTTAATGGATATACAACATCTATTGATGGTTATAATATAACTAATACTTATTCACCTGAAAAAACTGCTATTAGCGGCAGGAAGATATGGAACGATGACAATAATAGAGAAGGAAAACGCCCAGACTCTATTACCGTTAACCTCTTAGCGGATGGCAAAATCGTTGATTCCAAAGAAGTATCAAAGAAAGATAATTGGAGTTATAATTTTACCGATTTAGATAAATTCAATGATGGTAAAGAAATTGTGTATTCTATTACAGAAAATACTATTCCTGATTATTCAACTGAAATTTCTGGTACGGATATTATCAATACTTATACTCCTGGAAAAACTAGCGTATCTGTAACAAAGGCATGGAATGATGGCAATAACCAAGATGGATTAAGACCGAATAAAATTTCTGTTCAATTGTACGCAAATGGCATTAAGTCAGGAAAACCAGTAGAATTAAATGATTCCAACAAGTGGACAACAACATGGAACGATTTAGCGTTAAAGCAAAATGGTACTGATGTTATTTATACAGTAAAAGAAATCGATAAAATAGATGGTTATACAATGACCATAGATGATACTAACAAAGGTAATATTATTATTACTAATTCTCATAATATTACACGATCATCAACAAATCATTCAGATAAAAGCCTTCTTAGTAAAATATTACCAAAAACTGGTGAATCGTATAATTATATATTCTCTATAATAGGGTTAGTAACTATTTTGATAATTATACTGCTTTACTTTTTAAAACGTCGATTTAAAAATTAA
- a CDS encoding transposase, translated as MLDGLNNKIKVIKRVTYGYRNFLLFKRPIFLIQDQVFQVK; from the coding sequence TTGTTAGACGGTCTTAACAATAAAATTAAAGTAATTAAACGTGTGACCTATGGCTATCGAAACTTTCTACTATTCAAACGACCTATCTTTTTGATTCAAGATCAAGTTTTTCAGGTTAAATAA
- the pepI gene encoding proline iminopeptidase, which produces MKVTEGYMPFLDYQTYYRIVGEASEKPPLLLLHGGPGSTHNYFELLDELAEDGRQLIMYDQLGCGLSSIPNKPELWTAKTWLDELITLREYLGLERVHILGQSWGGMLLLKYMCDKKPSGVDSIILSSTLSSAELWKQEQHRLIKLMDEKEQEAIAYAEANNDFSKPEYLKANDLFMQRHAGDMPTKTSPEPLRRQKTRGEQAYLYAWGPNEFFPMGTLKTFDYTAQLHQIKVPALIISGANDLCTPVLAKTMYDEIPNATWELFQHSRHMPFVEERDKYINLLASWLEK; this is translated from the coding sequence ATGAAGGTTACCGAAGGATACATGCCATTTTTAGATTATCAAACATATTATCGCATTGTCGGAGAAGCATCTGAAAAACCCCCTTTATTGTTGTTACATGGAGGACCAGGGTCGACACACAATTATTTTGAATTATTGGATGAACTGGCAGAGGATGGGCGGCAACTAATCATGTATGATCAATTAGGGTGTGGTTTGTCATCTATTCCTAATAAACCAGAGCTATGGACAGCTAAAACATGGCTAGATGAGTTGATTACATTAAGAGAATATTTAGGTCTAGAGAGAGTACATATCCTTGGGCAGTCATGGGGAGGGATGTTGCTTCTTAAATATATGTGTGACAAAAAACCTAGTGGTGTAGACAGTATTATTTTATCGAGTACCTTATCGTCTGCGGAATTATGGAAACAAGAGCAACATCGTTTAATCAAATTAATGGATGAAAAAGAGCAAGAGGCTATAGCATATGCTGAAGCAAACAATGATTTCTCAAAACCAGAGTATTTAAAAGCAAATGACCTATTTATGCAACGACATGCAGGTGATATGCCAACTAAAACATCTCCGGAACCTCTTAGACGTCAAAAAACCAGAGGAGAGCAAGCTTATCTGTATGCGTGGGGACCAAATGAATTCTTTCCTATGGGAACATTAAAAACATTTGATTATACCGCTCAATTGCATCAGATTAAGGTGCCTGCCTTAATTATTAGTGGGGCGAATGACTTGTGTACCCCTGTACTTGCCAAAACAATGTATGATGAAATTCCAAACGCAACCTGGGAGTTATTTCAACACAGTCGACATATGCCGTTTGTAGAAGAACGAGATAAATACATTAACCTACTAGCTAGTTGGCTTGAAAAGTGA
- a CDS encoding IclR family transcriptional regulator, with amino-acid sequence MKDNQLKPYGTVLIKAAKILDCLAETTGDVTLKEVAELSGLTTSTALKILDTLILIGYVTRNEKSKTYYLGPSIVKYSQVYSSNSMLKNIAEPSLEKLQLEVDETIHLGMSNNNELIYIDKLEPKEKSIYMSSKVGARKPLYSTGMGKVFLSAYNDEELDHYFKTVPLQAYTENTITNKFLMKKELQKIKETNIAYDDEEMEEDCYCIAMPIMTKQGRIEGAFSVSMPKFRVNEEFRNYVIDNMLEAKNTIEKNLN; translated from the coding sequence GTGAAAGACAATCAATTGAAACCATATGGAACAGTATTGATTAAAGCGGCTAAAATATTAGATTGCTTAGCAGAAACAACAGGCGATGTTACACTGAAAGAGGTTGCAGAATTATCAGGGCTGACAACATCTACCGCGTTAAAAATATTAGATACATTAATACTGATTGGATATGTAACACGAAATGAAAAAAGTAAAACATATTATTTAGGTCCTAGCATAGTAAAATATAGTCAAGTATATTCAAGTAATTCGATGTTAAAAAACATAGCTGAGCCCAGTTTAGAAAAACTTCAGTTAGAAGTAGATGAAACAATTCATTTAGGGATGTCAAATAATAATGAATTGATCTATATCGATAAACTAGAACCTAAGGAAAAGTCGATTTATATGTCATCTAAGGTTGGAGCAAGAAAACCTCTTTATTCGACAGGAATGGGAAAAGTATTTTTATCGGCATATAATGATGAAGAATTAGATCACTACTTTAAAACAGTTCCGCTACAGGCTTATACAGAAAATACTATTACTAATAAATTTTTGATGAAGAAAGAATTACAGAAAATAAAAGAAACGAATATTGCCTATGATGATGAGGAAATGGAAGAAGATTGTTATTGTATTGCTATGCCTATAATGACTAAACAAGGACGGATTGAAGGAGCATTTAGTGTTAGTATGCCGAAATTTAGAGTAAATGAAGAATTTAGAAATTATGTGATTGATAACATGTTAGAGGCAAAAAATACTATTGAAAAAAATTTGAATTAA